From the genome of Malus sylvestris chromosome 13, drMalSylv7.2, whole genome shotgun sequence:
TGCAAAAAGGGGCACGCTGGCGTGTCTAACTCGCCTAATCCACACATTAACAAAGCATAcctcaaagaagcaaaattGACGTCTCCATCCTACATTCATGGCATTCCATTCATACAGGAAACATTTGCATCTTTGGATACAAAACCCAGCGATATCGAACGCGAATAACATCTCACTTCCAATTTCAGCCAAACTTATACAGCATTTGAAATGAAGAAGGAGCAGATTTGGATGATTTTCTAGTGGTATAATTACCACAACTTTATTAGAGGCCAAACCAGTTGCAAGGAAAGCAACTTATCAGTATGCATTTGACATCACCAACAGAACACTAAAAATTGTACCGTAACCACTCTCTTTCTCTGTCTGAGTCTCTTGCTCTCCCCCATTTCTGTACATACAGGGGATCAACAGCTTCGGTAATCATGCATACAAAAAAGTGCAAGCATCGACTGTTTGCACGAGGATTCAAAAGGCATGTGGAATTTGTTCCTCAACAACGACTAGGCAACCACATTGTAATATCACCCTGCCCATCTTTTCAGCTTCTCCGGCGGATCCAAACCAGCAACCTGCTCTACGATACTGCAAGGTGCAATCAAAGTGGAACATTTTATTTCAGACAGTGAAACCAACATTGGTCATCAAGTTAGaaaagtgtatatatatatcggttGTTTATTCCCATACATGAAGATGccataaaaaccaaaaaaaaaataagaagcaTTTTTTACAAGATATTTATAAAGCTAAAATGAATTTAACATACTTGGGGGACGCAGAACCAGGTCCCTTTGATGACAGATTTGGATAGTACTGAACTGAGATCAAATTGCCCTCTGTTCGTCCAGCAGACAATGGAGATCCCTTAATGTTTACAGGTGAGCTTCTTCTAGACGAAATTCCTGCATATAAACGACAACAGAATGTGAATGCCAATACGGAAGATGAATGAAAAGTCTTGGACTTTAGGGATCTCTGTAAACAATATATGTTGAGAAACTTATTGAAGGTAAACATAGTTTAATAAACATATTCAAttataataagaaacaaatacgAACTGTTTCGTGAGTCTCCTTTAAACCTAAAACATGCTATTCAGAAGTAAACCCATTTATTCTTTTGGGAATAACCAAAAGAAATGTTAAAGTAAGAATTAATGAGATCCCAAATTTGAAATTGTCAATCACATAAAGCAAAAGTGATACGCACATCGCAAGTTCACCAAAACAGTTTGGAATCAtttaaaatcataaaacaacagACAAACGAGTTAAGAACTATCAAATACCACAGATTCAATAACTATAACCTCTAGTTCAATAAAAGAAATATTACCCTGAAAGATTAGCACAAGACAGAAGAGAATGGTGAACAGCATGGCAAATGTGCCGCTATTGGAAGACGCCTTAGCagctttcatcttcttcaatgcTTTCATCCGCTCAATCCTTGCACGTTTCCACATGGCAATCTCAGAGAGTTCCTTGATTAACTTCTGGTCTGCCGCATCCAATGATGGACCTCTTGGAGGTCTGGGAGGTTTAGGAGGCTTTTTATTGCTCGTCTTCTTCCGCTTGTCCTTCACCCGTGTCTTCTCTACATGATCTATGCACTCATTCCCCTCCAGCACCTTGTTTGTTGCCACCTTCAAGTTATCAGGGCACACTACATTGGAGTTGGATCCATTGCCACACAAACCAGTTCTATCTTCAACTTTAACTGTTCCATCCAACAGACCGCCACAAACCTTAGCAATCAATGTCTTTGCCTGTTTCTTAGCACACAAAACAGGGCTATCGCTTGAATCCTCTTCACTAACTACCACCCCACTTTCAAGATCAACTTCAAAGTCCTTTTCCCTCGGACTCTTTTGATCCATTACAACGAACCAAACTCCAGCTAATTACCCTCCCTCCCCGGACTCCAAATGATCAAAGCTACGTTACACCCCTCCCAAATGgaaaaaaccaaattttgaaTCTTTGGAGTCAACCACTTAGAAGGAATGGCCTCTTtgcaatatatattatattcacAGGTGAAACTTGGTGAGAAATATATCTAGCTTCCTCAAATACACAGCACTTTCGAACTTAACTTGCAATTAAATCGGAGACAGCTTAATTGAATGCAATTTAACTTGTTTGACACGGCTCACCGCTTTCCCAAAGAATAATCAACCAATAAACAACAGTGCCTCCCTTCTTTTTTCCTCCCCTTCCTGTCAGTCAACAAAACCCTTCAACCATTAACAACGATACAAGCAAAAACCAATACAATCCACAAAAAACCCGATTGCAATGTGCATCAAAACGTGtagaaaatcaagaaattaGTCAACTTTATTCAATGTGATTGCATATTTCAGCTTACAATTACTAAAATGTATAACAAATTCAGAGCACAAAAAGCAATGCTAAATTGAAACAAACCTGATCAAACAAAACTAGAACATGAAAGATTAAGCAAAACCCATCAAAACTTGAGCACTCAACCCCCTTTAATACGCATCACCATGAAATTTAACATTGTTTTCGAAAAcccaaaactcaaaaatttaagaaatgatctaaaaaaatgcataatttaaagaaaaagaggaaaaggGAAAGTAGAAACCTTCAAAAGAAAGCGAAGAAGCCCCAGATCCGATGCGGAGAAAGAGCTCACAGCGAAGCTAGCGTCATAAATGGAAGCTTCAAGTGCTAATTAAAGAGAGTCAGagtgagaagagagagagagggggggagaggagagagagaggaagaagggaATGGACAGGAGGGGTTTTAGGAGAATCACCGAGAAAGTGCAGGGCTTTTATATAAAcaaatcaatcaattttttGAATTCTGATTAAAATTGTGGCGCTATATCTTCGTCGGATAAATACCACCGCCAATGACTCGAAACTGATGTTTTCTTCTTCCCCTTCCCCGGCAGCCCCACCGACACTTGCatggcattttttttttactaattatattaacaccccacaaattgttaaaaacttaatacacaccatatttgttttttcatttaaaaattatcttaatacaccccacttactttcccataatacccccaccccacattctcaatatacatcttatattttgtacatgcacctcatattttttttacacccccacatttctcaaatcttataacactcatttttaattttcagggatTGAATCTAACCATATGAAcactaaaagatgaatatgaatatagaagtttaaataatgcagcaaacgcaagattaaataattatcgatgtcatcgaaatcactaaaacaatgaaaattatgaagtcttacctcatgtgaagctccTGAAACATCAATTTCgtgttccattcgtcaaaaacaatttttcttaatcaacatgtttgatagttgagaagataaataatacgctaaaagtgatttgaggtgtatttataaatctttattttttttaaaacctaataaggtcaaaattgtcattgcatagtggagtaaataagtaatttaatattagattttaatgtggggtgcattTAACATTTTGTGAGGTGTTAatataaaaacctttttttttaggaaaactaatgaaaattgcttgaaaactttgagttttaatgataaggacaaaataaagggtaaagtgaatagtaccaggattgactttttagtgtaaaaatatggcttttcgttaaagtgaacagtaccgggtgcttttcgttaaagttcttttttttttttgagttttcgACTTTGCTGTGggtttttttatgaattttattttatttaaaatcccCTTTTGGCTTCAATTGGCCAATTAGGGTTGACCTTTGTGATTAACGGTAAACACACTTCTAATTTCTAGACGACGTGAGTGATGGTCATATAAGATTATAGAAAAAGTTTTTACATTGTGGAAGTGAGTAATGCTATACCACGTTTgtgtaatatttttttgttagaaATTCGATTGAGTTTATGTTTATGCATAATTAGTCGTTATGATATCGTTTAACGACATAACATATTAGGAGTACGAATAAGTTTAGGATTAAGAAGTTATGTAACTTTATCTGAAACACATCTTTTTAATGGTAAAATCTCAATCATTATTTTGATTATTAGTAATAAGGGAATTTGGAGAAGCTTCAAAACTGTTACAATAATGTAGAAGACGAGAGAGTTTCAAACCTAGATCGCATGAATTGAAAACACAACATGTTATTCACTAAAATATTGAACCACATGCAAtaaaatttcattcatttatttcACATTATAATTTTCTTAATACAATTATAATATTGTTAACTTTCCCTAACTAACGTGACcgttttaatttgattttataatattaattcaACTAGGTGTTTCACTTTCACATACCGCGTCAAAAATGGTGTCTGCAACTATGAAGATATAAACATTTTCTtaatgaaaattatttatttttgtggaTGACtaagtattatttatttgttaatgaaaattatttgtttttgtggATGACtaagtattatttatttattatacacCGACGTGCAAATGAGAAGAAATGCACATTAAGTTATAGTAGGGGTAGCTATTAAAATACCatttaacacttcaaaacaaTACTCATgtccaaaattttgaaaacgagcTTAAGTTAAACAATACTCATgtccaaaaatttgaaaacgagCTTAAGTTCTTCTTATTTTATTCGAGAATGACTTACCTACCCCTTAGAAACTACGTCAACATTACCTCTCGAACCAATAAGTACAATTCTActtattttaagtttttcttatgATATTGTATGGTTAATTTAAAAGAACTAACGTCTCCGTTTCACATAAGTTCTTCTGTGATGTTGATGATAAAGAGGGCAAAACTTCTTAactggaaaaggaaaaaaaatggaggagggagggagggaggggttATGGGGTTGGGGTATGGCAACCATGAACCATCTGTGTCAGTCACTCACCTTCACTTACTCCACAGCCCAGGACCTCCACGTGAATTAAAAATGGTGACATGAATTTAATAAAATGGATTTTGATGCTTCGTTGGTAGGGGACTTCTCTTGACCCCACCcatgttttcttattttatcattttatttggTAAATTATATGAAGTTGATTTGTTGATAATTGAGTTTATGTGCCATCGTTTTAACATTGAGGACCCATTAGTAAAGATTTGACACGTTCATATGGGTATCGTGCTCCCCCGGTGTAGAGAAATGGTTTATTGTAACATAAACATAAGTGGTACATCATGTATTTTTATACGAGcggtgaaaatttttattttttaaattattaactttttaacatacatatctcATTATTTGTATAGTAATATGTGATATACCACCTCGAGTGCCagttacactgaaaaatctatcTCTTATGTATGGTGCATGCATCCTTTGGGCAGGTAATGAGAAAATCTTTTATATTATACtataattatgagtttaatCATCTAAAATACAGGTCTAATTTGTGTATGATCAtaagtttatttttcttatgataTAATTAATCACGTGAtgagagaaaatatattttttgagACGTGATAAAGGAAGAATTTAGGAGGGGGAAATGGGAAACTTGGGAGGGGAGAAAGGGGTCGAGATGAGTTTATTTCTCAACTTCAATCATACTCCTAAGTGTAAATGTACACAACTAATTAAGCTTATAAATTTCTCATCAGTTCCTAACTTTGTTCCAAAACAACTTATATATGTAGTGGTTGATTATAAGTTTTGTACAAGCTGCTTTTTTCCAAAGTGCTTTTGTTGTAGCAGTTGATAATTTTGCTTCTCCAAGAAAGCACAGGAACTTAAACTTGATATTATGATATGGAAAGGTTAAGAATAAAATGGTTGTcgtcctcttcctcttattatttttttcttttctttttttctgagttttgatattttttggGTCTAGCCCCTACGGAGTCAAAGGGACCACGCAAGATTCTGTTAGAACTGCACAATCAATGGTACATATGTGTCAGGGCCTCTGAGGATGACACGTAACGAGTTAGGCACGTTCGCTTGTCATCAAAGTTTGGTCCATTCTTTGCTCTTGGAAGTACAAATGGAAAAAGATCCTCACTAGATTATTTTTCTAGGATTCTTAGAATTTCATGATCATAATTGTTCATATATTCtgcggtaaaaaattattttaaaatttaaaatttattataaatagtACATAACGAAAATTCTTTGCACAATATATGATGACCGATCACAATCATTGAATCCTTAAGATCCTCAAGAACATGATTCGGCGGTAAAAATAATATAGAGTATTGAGTTGGCAATACAAGACAAGTTatgcggtttttttttttggaagtggGTCAAAttcattaccaaacacaaaGGAATAGTACAAGGTCCAAAGATACAAaagcataaacaaacaaaacaaaagacccAACAAATAGTAAAGGCCCAAACTCTAAAACAACAACATAAACCCAAGGCTTCCCTTGCTACGCCCGCCACCGAGCATCCCTACCAGCACAAACCCTCGCCACCAACCAATCGATGTTGTGCCGTTGCAACATCCAACCACGAGCACCTGTCCGAACACATCCACATAGACGAGAACCAAGAACCATGTAAAGGAAGCATGTGGGATTCCACGAGCAACACTGCCAACAAAGGCAGACAGTgagaaggtggtggtgttgaACACCCGAGCCGGTGGGAACACCGGAACTCTACACACCATCTTGAAGTACCGCAACAAAAAGCGGTTATGAAGCAGCTGCAAATCGGAGCAAAGATGAACAAGGAGTAACGCCGATGGGGGTATGAAGAAATGGGCAGATCATAAAGGAGAGCAGGGgaaaaacagcaacaaggaaGACAACAGAACAAAGAAAGCACAACCACCGACCCCAGCAACAGCTAGGGTGGGCGGCATTGGAGTTGATCGAAAGTGGAACCCTCACACAAGCGGTGGTGAGAAATGTCTCTCAAGCAGAGAGAAAGTCTCTCACAAGGAGAGAAAGAAGATGACAAGTCATGCGTATTTTTTCGATTTGGATCAAATACTATAAAaacttaaatttgttttttcttaagGTAAGATAACCCTACAATAATCCAGCTCATTTATTGattatttgttttattcatACAATGAGTTAGTCATACTCACGTGATTTATACAATTCGAACTTAAAACTTCGAATTTATAAGTTgaatttaaaatctctcatttgCAAGTAGAGGTAAAACAGACCGTAATGTTAGACGTTAATGTCATGTTAACGCTTAACAAGTCATATAATTTTCCAAATTCACGTAATCAAATGATGTAGCAAGTTATTTTAAGTGAAAATGGTCCACAAGATGAAAGGCTAATTTGGAATTCTTGTGGGTTTTTTTCAAAACTGCTTCTACTGTGTTGTGAGAAGAGACATGTAAATATTTGGTAAACTATAAtgctaaaagtgcttttagcaaAAAAAGAGACTAGAGTAGGATTGTCAATATAAAAGTTTACTAATTGGTAATGTTCGCCAATCtcctataaaaaaatatttttttaagaaatatgGATAGAGCtgattttgctttctgcttttttaAACCATgattttataagaaaaaaaacctttttttaaaatttatttaggAAGCACAAATTTAGCCTAACTTTTTCAAAAAGCTacttttaaaaagaaattaaacaatcCTAAAGCAGATTTTAAACTAATAAAACGCTGACACGTTTATTAATATGTAAACATTTGATGtctctaacattactcttaTCCAGTATGACTAGATTCGTGATAAAAAGAGTAACCCTCGTATGAACACCCATATGAACGCAGGTCAATACACATTCCATGGCCCATAAATATATCGAGTTTGGGCCTCTCACCCCAAGTCCAACTAGCTTGGACATATTTGTAACCTTACAAAGGAGGATGGGCCCATCAAGAAAAAAGGAGTAGGAAAACACAATTGAAAGTTTAACTGTTCAACTGTTATGACATCCTTTGACATTGGAAATTAATCAACTTCCAAACCTTGGAGAGAACTCTTAACTCTAATGGAACGCAGCAGGTTTATTACACTGAAACAGAAATTCATGTCGGTCTATCGACGTAAATTTACTAAAAACAGAGTACACTACAGTTCAAGCCGAAATCTAAAAGCACTGCACAATGACTCGGACTAAAACTTGAAGACAGCAGCACCGCTGGAGGGCTTGGACGCAAAAACATAGAGGCCGAGATCGTTGTTGTTGATGACGCCTCTGTCAATTCGTGACTGGTAAAAGCGTTCCTGATACACCACAAACGATATTTAGGTCCAGCAACTCAAACAAAATTGACAGCGGAGGGAGAGTACCATTAAGGATGTTAGGAGATGTGCAAACCTTTAAATTGAGGATGAATTGTGGGACAATACTATCTTTTACCAATGCAACTGCACAGCCACCCCATCCAGCTCCCGTAAGCCTTGCCCCAAGAGCACCATTCTCCCGACAAATATTTACAAGTTCTTCCAACTCCGGACAGCTGGTTGAGTGAAAAAGAACGATGGTAAAGATAAGAGTGACaaaaattagaagatcttccaacaCCGGACAATACCATGTCCCTACATTAAGCTCTTCGTGATGTGTTCAATTATTATTGCGAGAGCGTCAGTAGTGTGCATGTTTAAATTCAAGGGAGGTCGACAATATAAATTTGTACCTGCACTCGTACAACACACTGCAGCTGTAGTGGCTATCATTCATAAGATCACCAAGCCTCTTTAGCTTATCCTCATCACTGCAAAAACAGTTCCAGCGTTAGCATAAAATCTTTTATTTGTTCACACCATTAAGCGCTCCCCAAGCAACCCTAtataaattttcatgtttactAAGGAGAACATGTAGTTTGGTTTAGTAACGATATGCCAATTCCATTCTATATCTTAAACCATATTTACTTTTACTGCATGGGGAGGGGGAAAAGAGTTCATATGAACTAAGATAGGACACCACTGACTGGAGTAGCACATATGGTATCTCTCCGTACTTAATAAAGAGCGGTAAGTCTTGAGTTTAACCCCTGAGAGGGGTAGGAGGGGAAGGATATCCCCTTCTTGTAACCAACAGATTGCACTTCCACAACTATATACGCACCTTACTGTTGATGATACGGCATCCTTGAAAGCATATACCCGCTTGGCTTCAGAATACACATGGGCGGCCCTCTGGTAGACAATAGTTTTTCaacattaaaacaaaatttccaaattcaaagaaaaatcCAACACAATTAGCAATGACACAAGATAGCTAACAACCAAGGAAGTACCTGGGATAACTTGAAGTGCTTTGCAGCTTTCAAAACATCCAAAGAAGACGGAGAATCTCTCAAGATAGAGGGTAAGCTCTCCCCAATGATTTTCTCTATTTCCCCAGCTGTATAAGGTTCTTCTTTTAAATTCTCCTGTAGCAAAGACAAAGTGTTATTTAATTGATATAGATAGGGAAGCGATTAATATTAACCtaaaatgaaaataatcaaATGTATAAAACGTTGATCGACAAAATGTTGGCAGGAAACGATTAAAACTACCTTTACAGCCATGACCGGATCTGAAGACTCACGAGTACTAGCAAATGACATGCACAAGCCTTCAACATCAGAAAGAGTTTTGACATTTGAAATTGCCTCTTGCGGTTTCATCCCCAACTTTATACCAAGcacaatctaaaaaaatttccaaGCCCACGTTGTGAGTACATAATATTTCCGACTATAAAATTACTAAACCCTTCTCAGGTTGATACTTATCCCCTGCATTAGTAGCTCGGAAATTGGATTTAGGATTCGAAACTTACAGCAGCCAGGCGACACTCAACAACTCGGTTATTGTAATTTGTGGCAGCAGTTACTGCTTTCTGAGAATCTGCCAAAGAATGGGCCACAACAAAAGTTCCACCAGCCGGAAGTTGCACATCAGTAGCACGAATTGGGTTGAAATCAATAAGTTCTGCAAACCCAGGCTTGGCCATCACCGAGATTGCCTGCAATTTAAACCAATATCAGGACAAACAGGCAGTTGGCTATCAAACTCAAATTAATCAGGAATGAGAAAATAATCGGACCTGATCCATTCCACCAGATTGTGTGCCAATGTGTCGCTCACACTCGCACGTAAGTTGGGCAATTTCTTTCTGCTCACAATAAGGAATGTCAGCATTTGAAACTTATCTATACAATCTGTAGATCACCGGAACACAGACATATAATATACCTTGGGGAAATTCAAACCAAAAGCAGCCATTATCGCAATCGTAGAAGCACAAACTAATGCAGCAGAGCTAGATAGTCCAGAGCCTAAacgaaacaacaaaaaaatcaataagTAGCGTCTCGGATTTTACTCCACCATATGATAAACTAGTTGCCTCTGTACTTATAAATAGTTAATACCAAACTAATTAACCTTAAAATTGACAACATTAAggttgttttatttgatattaaTTGGTGGGAACTACACCTGTAGGAACTGTTCCATCAATAACAACATCAAGTCCAACTGGTCCAACATTTTCTCCCTTGGATTTGGCAAACTCATAAAAACCTTTGTACCTGAACAACAACATAATCCATCACTTTCTGCCGTACATCAGAAATCCATAGTTTTAACGTTTGACTATCCAAATGTTTCATcatcaaacaaaaagaaacaaaaaaaaaatctaaaatttagTCAACATACAGATCAAAGCATGGATTTTTATGTCTTACCCACAAATGAAATAATGCCCCCATTTGTGATTCTTCAAGTCAATTtccttcaaccaaaaaaaaagtcaaaaactTTGACCGAAATTGAACTCAGATAGCAACTGGATAACGTTGTAGTTAAACGAATGATGATCAAGTCAAACAATTTGGTACCTGGGTCGGGTCGGCGGGGTAAGTACAAATTTGGTACTTGTCGTTGACATTGGCAATTCTGAGAACTTTCTCGGCGTCTCCGTCGTCGTGCTTCCGAATTGCGACAATGGTGTCCTGTCGTATGGCCATCGGCAGCACCGAGTAGCCCTCGTAGTCTATGTGCTCTCCGACCAAGTTCACCCTCCCTGTCCGATCACAAATTCAAACACGAGCACAAAATCGAAACTTGAAAAatcccagagagagagagagagagggacccACCTGGAGAGCGAGCGAAGAGTTGAGGGGGGTGACCGAAAACCTGCTGGAACTTGGACTTCAGGCGGTTGAATCGGAGCTGGGCCTCGTCGAGTTGGGAGGAGTTGCCGTAGACGGCGTCGAGGGTGTCGTGGATTGGGATCGGAAGTTCTTCGTGTTTTGCCATTTGTACCATCTGCTGGATTAACTGAACCCTCTGCAACTACTTAAAAGAAAACTCAAAGCCCCCGTGACGGTGACGTTGACGCAAGCGAACAAAAtctgatcttcttcaattattGTCGAATCCTAAATAATTAGACAATAATTTAGGACACTGTTTCGATAAAGAAATTAGAGGAGTCGGAGGAGAGAGTTTTGTAAATTAAACAGCAAATTAAGGAagaacatatatatttttttttacgagaATTAAGGAAGGAGAACATCCTAGTAGGATTAAGATTCCGATAAACCTCTTTCTATCTACTTTCTATCCACTTCGTTTTTACCTTTACAACGGATTTTACAGCGGGAATCCGAGACGTGGTAGGTAGTTACGTTCGACGTTGGATAATTCGAATTCAGATACAGGAGTGTGCGTTGTCGTTTTGGATTCGTTTACTCGTTTTCTGAAtttatttagattttttttttatattttattttgcagTTACAGACTTACAGTTACAGTACGTGGGTTAAGTGTAACTGCTGCCGGTATGCTTTGTGGGCGGTGAGGCACGGGCAGTGCGGTGGCGCAGAGGAGTGGCGGGCAAAAAACAACTGTGATGATAATAATTAAACGTAAATATAGTTGGTGGAACTAATGAATTATCTGATTCGTAAAGTTAAATGCATATGATAATATAGTCTTTTAAATTCCATTTATTTCGATCGCATTCCAAGTTTGATTAGATGTTTATCTACCATTGATAAACAAGTTAGATCCAATAATCTGTATACGATCTCATGTTAATTTGTTTACAAAGTTGCGAGTCTGCAAGTTAGCTAAATGCATTTGATAAGAGTAACTATATAACATATTTTAAATGTATCTCTAACTGGATAAATTGTTAATAACGCATTTATTACATTAATCatattaatctttttttttagtacaatagacgtggaacacaaaattaactACAACGTGAGACGGAAGAGGAATTTGAGGTTGAATGCATAAAAGGATAGGTAACACACTGCTCTACCTAACTTGATTAAACTTATGTTCACTAATCCAATCACGTAGTGGCTAGAAGCTAAGGAGAATAAATTCcgaagttttcttcttttttttttcatgaggtTGGGTGGTGGACCTGGTGGTCTAGGTCATCCACCTTCGCTTTCATGATATTCCAGAATAAAAATTTGATGTTGATAAGTACTGACGCGACCATTAGTTGGTCAAGATAACTAGTAAGCTTCTCTTTTGTTTGCCAGTCtcttttttacttgtaattAAACGTTTAGGAGGAAATTACTTACTCTTATCATTAGCTTTGCAACCTCGAATTGGAATGACTAATGCGTTGCACCTAATTGTCAGCTGCTACATGTATGAATTTAcgtaaaaatttataaatttcatATTAACAAGACTGCTAGCAGTAGCACTCAAACTTAATAGGACGACACacaagcctttttttttttttttttttctggttaaGAATATATCGGAAAACTACGATTCATAATCCATCCAATCACGTAGATCAAATTACTCTAATCTTCATCGATGCCCGCCCCGAGTGATATCTTCCAAGCCCCTTTTGGTAACTAGTGAGTTAATACTTAACGAAGCATCACTAAAATGCAAATGTGCCGACTTATTCATCTTCATCGTCCTCATCCATCATGGCTTTGCCCCTCTTATTTTGTCCTTCAAACCAGTGCTCACGACCACAGTTTCTCCCCCAGACTTCTCCATATCCTTCCTCAACTTCTCCATGTTCTCCTTTCTGTGTTCCTCCTCTAAACGTTGCTTCTCC
Proteins encoded in this window:
- the LOC126597293 gene encoding galactokinase-like: MVQMAKHEELPIPIHDTLDAVYGNSSQLDEAQLRFNRLKSKFQQVFGHPPQLFARSPGRVNLVGEHIDYEGYSVLPMAIRQDTIVAIRKHDDGDAEKVLRIANVNDKYQICTYPADPTQEIDLKNHKWGHYFICGYKGFYEFAKSKGENVGPVGLDVVIDGTVPTGSGLSSSAALVCASTIAIMAAFGLNFPKKEIAQLTCECERHIGTQSGGMDQAISVMAKPGFAELIDFNPIRATDVQLPAGGTFVVAHSLADSQKAVTAATNYNNRVVECRLAAIVLGIKLGMKPQEAISNVKTLSDVEGLCMSFASTRESSDPVMAVKENLKEEPYTAGEIEKIIGESLPSILRDSPSSLDVLKAAKHFKLSQRAAHVYSEAKRVYAFKDAVSSTVSDEDKLKRLGDLMNDSHYSCSVLYECSCPELEELVNICRENGALGARLTGAGWGGCAVALVKDSIVPQFILNLKERFYQSRIDRGVINNNDLGLYVFASKPSSGAAVFKF
- the LOC126596976 gene encoding uncharacterized protein LOC126596976 translates to MDQKSPREKDFEVDLESGVVVSEEDSSDSPVLCAKKQAKTLIAKVCGGLLDGTVKVEDRTGLCGNGSNSNVVCPDNLKVATNKVLEGNECIDHVEKTRVKDKRKKTSNKKPPKPPRPPRGPSLDAADQKLIKELSEIAMWKRARIERMKALKKMKAAKASSNSGTFAMLFTILFCLVLIFQGISSRRSSPVNIKGSPLSAGRTEGNLISVQYYPNLSSKGPGSASPNIVEQVAGLDPPEKLKRWAG